The Acidobacteriota bacterium nucleotide sequence CCCGGGCCCCTCGTTGAGGACGACGCCCCAGATGGGCGCCGGCATCCACCGGCTGACGCGCTCGATCAACACCTGGGCCGCCGTCGCCGGGCGATTCTCGCCGTGCGAGGCGCGCACCACCTCGACGAGCGTGTCGTTTCGTCGCAGACACGCGCGCAGATCTGGCTGTACACGCCAAAGCCGATTCGACAGATCGGACGCCGCGGCGCCCGCTTTCCGAACGGTCTTCACCGGTGACACTCGAGGGACCGCCAATCGATGAAGCGGGCCGGCCCGCTAAGTTCCTCAGTCCTCAGCAAATATAGCACAGCGCCAGCCCCTGGCACCTCCAGATCCAACCGGCTGGATAGTCACCATTTTAGGGGTCTGGCAGGATAGAATCTGCCGCATGAGAACGCTCGCCTCAATGCTGCCACCGGTTCCCGACCGTCTGCTGGCGCTGGCACCGGTCGATATGGCGATTATCGCGCTGTATTTCGCCGCGGTGATCGCGATCGGGTTCTACCTGAAGCGGTACACGAAGACGGGAGACGACTTCTTCCTCGCGGGCCGCGAAATGACCGCGTGGGTCGCCGGCCTGAGTTTTCTGGCCGCCAACCTCGGCGCGCTCGAGTTGATGGGCTGGGCCGCGGCCGCGTATCAGTACGGCATTCTCGCGACGCACTGGTACTGGATTGGCGCGATCCCCGCGATGCTGTTTCTCGGCCTCGTGATGATGCCGTTCTACTACATCTCGAAGACGCACTCGGTGCCGGGGTATCTCAAGCTGCGCTTCGGCGAGCCGTCCCGCGCGCTGTCGGCCGTGTCGTTCGCGCTCATGACGGTGTTGATGAGCGGCATCAACATGTACTCGATGGCGCTGGTGATGAAGGTCGTCCTCGGCTGGGACATTAACTTCAGCATCTGGGTGTCATCGCTGACGGTGGCGCTCTATGTCTGCCTGGGCGGATTGTTCTCGGCCATCTTCAACGAGGTGTTGCAGTTCGTGCTGATCTGGCTCGGCGCGCTGCTCATCCCGATCCTGGGCATGGTGGAAACAGGCGGATGGAACGGCATGGTCACCCGCATCTCCCAGAACTTCCCCGGCCAGGACTACACCCACATGTGGCGCACGATGGGATCGTTTACCGACAATCCGATGGGCATCCACTGGACCGGCATCGTGCTCGGCTTGGGGTGGGTGATCTCGTTCGGCTACTGGACGACGGATTTCCTCGTCGTGCAGCGCGTGCTTGCCGCCAAAGACTTGCGCTCAGCCAGGATGGCGCCGATCATCGGCGCCGGCTTCAAGATGATGGTGCCGTTGATTGTCATCCTCCCGGGCCTGCTCGGCCTCGCGCTGCTGCCGATGAAGCTGACGGGCGAGGCGCAGGCGATCGCCAGCGGCGGCCACAGCTACAACGAAGTGCTGCCGCTGATGCTGGCCCGGTACTGCGGGCCGGGCCTGCTGGGCCTCGGCATCACGGCGCTCATCGCGGGGTTCATGTCGGGCATGGCCGGCAACGTCAGCGCGTTCGCGACGGTGTGGACCTACGACCTTTACAGGGCGCTGATCCGCAAAGACGCCAGTGACGCCCACTACGTCTCGATGGGCCGATGGTGCACCATCCTGGGCGTGCTGGTGAGCATCGGCACCGCGTACCTGGTGATGCAGTTCTTGAGCATCATGGACTACGTGCAGGCGCTGTTCTCGTTTTTCGTCGCGCCCCTGTTCGGCACGGTACTGCTCGGCATGCTGTGGAAACGCGCGACGCCTGCCGGAGGATTCTGGGGGCTGCTGACCGGCACGCTGTCGTCGATCGGCATGTGGGCCTGGGTGAAGCTGGATCCGAGCGCGCTCCACTACATTGCGTTCTCGAGCAACGCCAGGGACATGGCCGAGAACATGTACCGCGCGCTGTGGTCGTGGATCGTGTGCGTCGTGGTGACCGTGGTGGTGAGCCTGGCGACGCGACCGAAACCGGAGGCCGAGCTGAACGGGCTGGTTTACGGCTGCACGACGGTTCCCCATGACCGCGACCTGCCGCTCATCAAGCGCCCGGGATTCTGGGCGGTTGTCGTGGGCATCGTGTTCGTCCTGCTCAACATCATCTTCTGGTAGGAGGCGTCATGCGTGAAGGACATGGACGGCTGTCGATCTGGTTTTTCGTGGGCCTCCTGTTGTTCGCTTACGGTCTGCTGATTCTGGGCGTCAGTCTCTACGAGCTCTACGTGCCGCCGGCGCGGGAGGTGGTGCTGGGCGAATTGCACATGGGCATCTGGTGGGGGGCGCTGCTGGTTGGACTCGGGTCGCTGTATACCCACTTCTACCATCCCCGGAGGTATCGCTCATGAGCGCAGCCGCACACACTCGCCCCATGCTCGGCATCATCGTCGGCAACCGCGGATTCTTTCCCGATCACCTCGCCAGGACCGGCCGCGAAGACATGCTGGCCGCCCTCGAACGGGCCGGCATCTCCGCCACGGTCCTCGGGCCAGACGACTCGAAGCACGGCGCGGTGGAGACCTACGAAGAAGCCAAGCGCTGTGCGGCGCTGTTCGCGTCGCACCGCGATGACATCGACGGCATCATCGTCACGCTACCGAACTTCGGGGACGAACGGGCGGTGGCCGACACGCTTCGGCTGGCCGGCTTGCGCGTGCCCGTGCTGGTGCAGGCGACGCCGGATTCGGCCGGCCGGATGCTCATCGCCGACCGGCGCGACAGCTTCTGCGGCAAGATGTCGGCCTGCAACAACCTGACGCAGTACGGCATTCCCTACTCGCTGACGACGCTGCATACCGAGTCGCCCGAGTCGGAGACCTTCCGGCGGGACCTCGAGTGGTTCGCCGGCGTCTGCCGCGTCGTGCGCGGGATGCGGAACCTGCGCGTCGGCGCGATTGGCGCGAGGCCAGCGGCATTCAACACCGTGCGCTACAGCGAGAAACTGCTCGAAGCGAGCGGCATCACGGTGGAAACGGTCGACCTGTCGGAAATCCTCGGCCGGGTGGATCGGCTGAAGGAAGATGATCCGATGGCGCAGGCCAAGCTCGGTGCCATCACCGCCTACGTGCCGGTCTTCGACACACCGAGGGCCGCGCTCATCAAGATGGCCAAGCTCGGCGCCGTCATCGACGGATGGATGAAGGAGACCGGCGTCTCGGCAAGCGCCTTCCAGTGCTGGACGGCGCTCGAGACGTACTTCGGGGTGGTGCCGTGCACGGTGATGAGCATGATGAGCAACGAGCTGATGTCGAGCGCGTGCGAGGTCGACATCTGCGGCACGATCGCCATGCACGCGCTCCGGCTCGCCTCCGGCACGCCGAGTGCGCTGCTCGACTGGAACAACAACTACGGCGAGGATCCCGACAAGGCCGTCTGCTTCCATTGCAGCAACCTGCCGAGGACGTTTTTCACGGAAGCGCGGATGGATTACCAGGCCATCATCGCGGGCACGGTCGGCAAAGAGAACACGTTCGGCACGTGCGTCGGCCGCGTCAAGAGCGGGCCGATGACCTTCGCGCGCGTCTCGACAGACGACCGCGCGGGCAGAGTGTGCGGCTACGTCGGCGAGGGCGCATTCACCGACGATCCGCTCACGACGTTCGGTGGCGCCGGCGTCGTGCACATCCCGCGGATGCAGCAGTTGCTGCGATTCATCTGCGAACGCGGCTTCGAGCACCACGTTGCGGCCAACCTCTCCTCGACCGCGGCCATCGTGCACGAAGCGGCCACGAAGTACCTGGGCTGGGAGATGTACTGGCACGGGGTTGGGGATTAGGGGTTAGGGATTGGGGATTCGGGGTTCGGGAGCAACCCGCACCGGCGCACAGTCGTGCCGACGGGAGGACGGCTTCCGGAGCGGCCCCTCGAACCAAGCCGACAGCGAAGTCCTGAGCGAAGTCGAAGGGCGGCAGTCTGCAAAACGTGCCGTGAGGGCCAAGACAGGCGTGGGGATGGGGGTCCCCACGCGACATCGGCGACACACCCCGGCAAGGCGCGTTTTGCCGGCTTGCGTGAGCGGGGACGCGGAGGAACCGTCCTCCCGCCGCGAGGATCAGGGTTAGGAGTAACACTGTGACCGTTGTCGCCGGCGTGGATTTCGGCACGTTGAGTGTCCGCGTCTCGATCTTCGACGATACGCGCGGACGGCTCGGGGCGGGCACAGCCGACTACCCGCTCCAGCGGAGCAAGGACGATCCGAACCTCGGCACGCAGAAGCACGACGACCAGATGCGCGCCCTCGAAGCGGCCACGGGTCGCGCCATCGAAGAGGCGGGGATCGACGGCCACACGATCGCGGCCATCGCCTTCGATACGACCGGGTCGAGTGTCGTGCCGGTCGGCGAGGGTCTGGTGCCGCTCGACCAGTATTACCTGT carries:
- a CDS encoding sodium:solute symporter family protein, which translates into the protein MRTLASMLPPVPDRLLALAPVDMAIIALYFAAVIAIGFYLKRYTKTGDDFFLAGREMTAWVAGLSFLAANLGALELMGWAAAAYQYGILATHWYWIGAIPAMLFLGLVMMPFYYISKTHSVPGYLKLRFGEPSRALSAVSFALMTVLMSGINMYSMALVMKVVLGWDINFSIWVSSLTVALYVCLGGLFSAIFNEVLQFVLIWLGALLIPILGMVETGGWNGMVTRISQNFPGQDYTHMWRTMGSFTDNPMGIHWTGIVLGLGWVISFGYWTTDFLVVQRVLAAKDLRSARMAPIIGAGFKMMVPLIVILPGLLGLALLPMKLTGEAQAIASGGHSYNEVLPLMLARYCGPGLLGLGITALIAGFMSGMAGNVSAFATVWTYDLYRALIRKDASDAHYVSMGRWCTILGVLVSIGTAYLVMQFLSIMDYVQALFSFFVAPLFGTVLLGMLWKRATPAGGFWGLLTGTLSSIGMWAWVKLDPSALHYIAFSSNARDMAENMYRALWSWIVCVVVTVVVSLATRPKPEAELNGLVYGCTTVPHDRDLPLIKRPGFWAVVVGIVFVLLNIIFW
- a CDS encoding L-fucose/L-arabinose isomerase family protein, which codes for MSAAAHTRPMLGIIVGNRGFFPDHLARTGREDMLAALERAGISATVLGPDDSKHGAVETYEEAKRCAALFASHRDDIDGIIVTLPNFGDERAVADTLRLAGLRVPVLVQATPDSAGRMLIADRRDSFCGKMSACNNLTQYGIPYSLTTLHTESPESETFRRDLEWFAGVCRVVRGMRNLRVGAIGARPAAFNTVRYSEKLLEASGITVETVDLSEILGRVDRLKEDDPMAQAKLGAITAYVPVFDTPRAALIKMAKLGAVIDGWMKETGVSASAFQCWTALETYFGVVPCTVMSMMSNELMSSACEVDICGTIAMHALRLASGTPSALLDWNNNYGEDPDKAVCFHCSNLPRTFFTEARMDYQAIIAGTVGKENTFGTCVGRVKSGPMTFARVSTDDRAGRVCGYVGEGAFTDDPLTTFGGAGVVHIPRMQQLLRFICERGFEHHVAANLSSTAAIVHEAATKYLGWEMYWHGVGD